The sequence AAGGCCTTATTTCATTCATAATCAAACGTTTTCAAAAGGTGAAGAATCTATTATCTTTGATGCAGATTTCAAAAATGAACAAGTGAAAATTTATTTGCGCTCATTTCAACCAAAAAAGACGTTATTAAATGAAATTCAGATTGCTGCAATAATCCCGGTTAAGGATGTGATTAAAGATTCAAATGATATTTTGATTCGGGGATTTACTATTGTTATTTTGAGTCTGCTTATCTCAATTAGCTTAATTGCTTTGTTTATTAAATCATTTGACCGTCGTATTTATATATTAAGAAATGCTATGGATAATGTCGCAAAGGGAAGTTTCAAAATAGACAAACGAGATTTGGGAGGCGATGAGATTGGTGAGGTTTATAGAGATTTAGACTCGACTGTTGAGAGTATACAACAACTCATTAATGAAGTATATATTCACAAAATCAACGAAGAGCAATGGAAGAGAAAACAAAAAGAATCAGAGTTTAAAATGTTAGCCAGTCAAATTAACCCACATTTCTTATATAACACGTTAGAAATGATTCGAATGAAAGCAGTAATCAATAAAGATCAGGAAGTAGCAACCATCGTTAAAATGATGGGAAAAATGATGCGTTATAGCCTAGAAGTAACGAATCAACCCGTACCATTAAAATCCGAAATAGATCTAATCAAAACATATTTGGATATACAAAAATTAAGATTTGGTAATAAGATTAATTATAAATTTGATATAGCATGTGATATTGAAAAATATGAAATGTTTCCCTTGTTGCTTCAGCCTTTAGTCGAAAACTCCATCATACATGGCATTGTAAATACAACTGAAAATATTTTTGTTCAAGTGATTATTTTGGAAGAGAATAACAATCTCGTCATAAAAGTAATTGATAATGGTGTGGGAATAGCGCAATCAAAAATTGAAGAACTAACAAAAGAACTCGATGAAATAAATGAGATGCAAGAGACTTCGAACCGAATAGGCTTGCATAATGTTAATAAAAGGATAAAGTTATATTACGGAAAAAAATACGGTATAACTATGCAGAGTAAATTAGGAAAAGGGACAACTGTTATTATATATATGCCAATTTCAGAAAGGATTTGATAAGATGCTGAAATTACTAATAATTGATGATGAATCTATTATTAGAGAAGGTTTGAGAAGCATTATTTCCTGGGCTGATTATGGATACAAGGTGTGTGATGTAGGAATAGACGGACCCGATGGTTTAAATAAAATTCGTTCATATCAACCCGATGTAGTATTGTTAGATATTCAGATGCCTGGATTTTCTGGTATTGAGTTAATACACAAAGTAAAGGAAGAAAATATTACTTGTAAATTTATTATTTTAACGGCATATTCAAATTTTTCCTATGCCAAAGAACTAATGGCATTGGGAATTGAATCTTATTTATTAAAACCAATAGACGAAGATGAATTAATACAAAACATTTCCAGAATTGCTCTTGATAGGGCTGAGGAGCAAAAAAGACAGGAGCAATTAGCTTTATATGACCAGATGAATAGGGACAAATCATTCCGTGCTTTATTGGATGGAAATTTAGAAGATGTTTCGGAAAATATAATGAAGGAATTGCACGGGAAAAAGTTTCAAGTTGCTCGAATATCGTCTGAAATTAAACAAGCTAATTATCATTGGCTAATTAGCCAAAATAGTGAGCAAATATATGTAGTTAGAAAAGAAAATTACAATCATGTATTGTTTGTTAACAAAGAAGAAGCGGAAGTGAAAAGGTTTTTAGTGGAAGCGCAAAAAAAATTTAGCTTAAATGACGATGAAAATATTGCAATGTTAGTTGGAAGTTCAGTTTATGGAACGGAGAAAATTAATCAATCTTATTTACAAACTAAAGAGTTGGCTGATGTTTATTTTTGTTTTAGTGAAGAAG comes from Sporosarcina sp. FSL K6-3457 and encodes:
- a CDS encoding cache domain-containing sensor histidine kinase; this translates as MKFFNKVILSLTGQKIKIKLLGIYLIATVIPILLVGFYLNYSMRDVVLNNTINEVNANVDKLEMRLNTTLDRATSISDLIYINGDLKRLLGQSYENNLEIYNAYKKNPIFDEYLKYYNEVENIRFFMTKEMITDSHFIYADEDVRSQSWYKKAVGKEGRISWEFITDKWTNENYLTLTRAVYGEKDELLGILTIYISPGNLTSISKKELFDVYISLDYEKIVHSKNPDMIGRRPYFIHNQTFSKGEESIIFDADFKNEQVKIYLRSFQPKKTLLNEIQIAAIIPVKDVIKDSNDILIRGFTIVILSLLISISLIALFIKSFDRRIYILRNAMDNVAKGSFKIDKRDLGGDEIGEVYRDLDSTVESIQQLINEVYIHKINEEQWKRKQKESEFKMLASQINPHFLYNTLEMIRMKAVINKDQEVATIVKMMGKMMRYSLEVTNQPVPLKSEIDLIKTYLDIQKLRFGNKINYKFDIACDIEKYEMFPLLLQPLVENSIIHGIVNTTENIFVQVIILEENNNLVIKVIDNGVGIAQSKIEELTKELDEINEMQETSNRIGLHNVNKRIKLYYGKKYGITMQSKLGKGTTVIIYMPISERI
- a CDS encoding response regulator transcription factor, encoding MLKLLIIDDESIIREGLRSIISWADYGYKVCDVGIDGPDGLNKIRSYQPDVVLLDIQMPGFSGIELIHKVKEENITCKFIILTAYSNFSYAKELMALGIESYLLKPIDEDELIQNISRIALDRAEEQKRQEQLALYDQMNRDKSFRALLDGNLEDVSENIMKELHGKKFQVARISSEIKQANYHWLISQNSEQIYVVRKENYNHVLFVNKEEAEVKRFLVEAQKKFSLNDDENIAMLVGSSVYGTEKINQSYLQTKELADVYFCFSEEAMVDYEKLEELNKVDNQLFKSLNKQLLYDYVELGDERNIEKEIVKLEQYYKVTGYSKERISAEMIASFISIFDMITKKYPDVEIISKEIFATNINKQANLRGICIYIQEELSSISYLLSAYTTMKGNIIDEIKKYINNHYHEDISLKLIADLFHYNSAYLGKTFKQQTGEFFNVYLHRIRIKNAKKLMKNKRYKIYEISDLVGYSNSDYFYKNFRLYEGMSPKEFQMQNNLGE